The following proteins are encoded in a genomic region of Larus michahellis chromosome W unlocalized genomic scaffold, bLarMic1.1 SUPER_W_unloc_1, whole genome shotgun sequence:
- the LOC141736717 gene encoding olfactory receptor 14J1-like — protein MSNSSSITHFLLLAFADTRELQLLHFCLFLGIYLAALLGNGLIITAVACDHRLHTPMYFFLLNLALLDLGCISTTLPKAMANSLWDTRASSFSGCVSQVFFFAFLISADFCLLTVMAYDRYVAICKPLHYGSLLGSRACVHMAAAAWGSGFLYALLHTANTFSIPLCQGNGLDQFFCEIPQILKLSCSDSDYLREVGLIVFGAFFSFACFVFIVVSYVQIFRAVLSIPSGEGRHKTFSTCLSPLAVVSLFISFGMFAYLKPTSISSTDLDLVVSILYSVVPPAVNPLIYSMRKQELRDALRKLLQYTVFHPQ, from the coding sequence atgtccaacagcagctccatcacccactttctcctcctggcattcgcagacacgcgggagctgcagctcttgcacttctgcctcttcctgggcatctacctggctgccctcctgggcaatggcctcatcatcactgccgtagcctgtgaccaccgcctccacacccccatgtacttcttcctcctcaacctcgccctcctcgacctgggctgcatctccaccactctgcccaaagccatggccaattccctctgggacaccagggccagcTCCTTCTCaggatgtgtttcccaggtctttttctttgccttcttgatctcagcagacttttgtcttctcaccgtcatggcctacgaccggtacgttgccatctgcaaacccctgcactatgggtccctcctgggcagcagagcttgtgtccacatggcagcagctgcctggggcagtggctttctctatgctctcctgcacactgccaatacattttcaatacctctctgccaaggcaatggcctagaccagttcttctgtgaaatcccccagatcctcaagctctcctgctcagactcagactacctcagggaagttgggcttattgtgtttggtgcctttttttcttttgcctgttttgttttcattgtggtgtcctatgtgcagatcttcagggccgtgctgagtaTCCCCTCTGGGGAGGGACGGCACAAAACGTTTTCCACATGCCTCTCTCCCCTGGCCGTGGTCTCTCTCTTTATCAGTTTTggcatgtttgcctacctgaagcccacctccatctcctccacagatCTAGACTTAGTGGTGTCaattctgtactcggtggtgcctccagcagtgaaccccctcatctacagcatgaggaagcaggagctcagggatgccctgaggaaactattGCAATATACTGTATTTCACCCTCAATGA